A DNA window from Arachis duranensis cultivar V14167 chromosome 3, aradu.V14167.gnm2.J7QH, whole genome shotgun sequence contains the following coding sequences:
- the LOC107481254 gene encoding polyphenol oxidase, chloroplastic (The sequence of the model RefSeq protein was modified relative to this genomic sequence to represent the inferred CDS: added 56 bases not found in genome assembly), giving the protein MATLSPLSFLATTKVSASSPSLLPSSSRKPSKASPRIAKVSCNASNPQGEPQNNRRDVLVGLGGLGAAAATFSYNPLALADAVATDVHACHKPSLPPGAKPIACCPPNYEDKEPIEYVIPKYTSLRIRTPAHDYADLDKYTKAITIMKSLPDDHPHSWTQQSRIHCAYCHNSYTQVGHKGVEMQVHFSWIFLPFHRWYLYFYERILGKLINDPTFALPFWNWDAPEGMEMPAIFTDRRSPLYNALRNQNHLPPTLVDLNWNGRSTGVDGSGDVEANLATMYRQVYEVKRPLCFYGKPYRAGDKPLSGSGNGSGSIELVPHNTVHSWTGDKTQPNIEDMGALYSAARDPIFYCHHANIDRMWSVWKSFGREDITDPDYQNASYVFYDENLNLVTVKNSDAFDTKKLGYDYKQLDLPWLKYKPTPRRTKAQRHGRKVKKLDLPFTLKDKIVSTVVKRPQTNRSQLEKDEKEESLVFTIQFDRTKHLKFDVLINEEEDYKWANPKYREFAGSFVNVSHAGQDPGATETTFTVGITDLLEQLDADDDDTIVVTLVPQYGDQVIIKDIKISFEECRLR; this is encoded by the exons ATGGCTACTCTCTCCCCTCTCTCTTTCTTGGCCACAACCAAGGTCTCTGCATCCTCGCCATCCTTGCTTCCATCCTCCTCCAGAAAACCCTCCAAAGCCAGCCCCCGAATTGCAAAGGTGTCATGCAATGCTAGCAACCCTCAAGGAGAACCACAAAACAACAGGAGGGATGTTCTGGTTGGCCTGGGAGGACTGGGGGCGGCGGCCGCCACTTTCTCCTACAACCCTTTGGCCTTGGCGGATGCGGTGGCCACCGACGTACACGCTTGCCACAAGCCAAGCCTTCCCCCAGGCGCAAAGCCCATCGCGTGTTGCCCTCCAAACTACGAAGACAAAGAACCCATTGAGTATGTTATCCCAAAGTACACAAGCCTAAGGATTAGAACACCTGCTCATGATTATGCTGACTTAGACAAGTACACGAAAGCCATTACCATCATGAAATCTCTTCCAGACGATCACCCTCACAGTTGGACTCAACAGTCTAGGATCCACTGTGCTTATTGCCACAACTCTTATACACAAGTGGGTCATAAAGGCGTTGAAATGCAGGTCCACTTTTCTTGGATCTTTTTGCCTTTCCATCGCTGGTACCTTTACTTCTATGAGAGAATCTTGGGGAAGTTGATCAACGATCCCACTTTTGCATTGCCCTTCTGGAACTGGGATGCCCCTGAAGGCATGGAGATGCCTGCAATATTCACAGACAGGAGATCCCCACTCTACAATGCTCTGAGGAACCAGAACCATCTACCACCAACGCTCGTAGACTTGAACTGGAATGGAAGGAGCACGGGTGTTGATGGGAGTGGTGACGTGGAAGCCAACCTGGCAACAATGTACAGACAAGTGTACGAAGTGAAGAGGCCATTATGCTTCTACGGGAA TAGAGTTGGTTCCTCACAACACGGTTCATAGTTGGACCGGTGATAAAACTCAGCCTAACATTGAGGACATGGGAGCTCTCTATTCTGCTGCCAGAGACCCCATCTTCTACTGTCACCACGCCAACATCGACAGAATGTGGAGCGTCTGGAAATCCTTCGGAAGAGAGGACATCACCGACCCTGACTACCAGAACGCCAGCTACGTCTTCTATGACGAGAACCTCAACCTCGTCACCGTCAAGAACAGtgacgccttcgacaccaagaaGCTAGGCTACGATTACAAACAGCTGGATCTTCCATGGCTGAAATACAAGCCCACGCCACGTAGGACTAAGGCGCAGAGGCACGGACGGAAAGTGAAGAAGCTGGATTTGCCGTTCACGTTGAAGGATAAGATAGTGAGCACTGTTGTGAAGAGGCCGCAGACAAATAGGAGCCAGCTGGAGAAGGACGAGAAGGAGGAATCTCTGGTGTTCACGATTCAGTTCGATAGGACGAAGCATTTGAAGTTCGATGTGTTGATCAATGAAGAAGAGGATTACAAGTGGGCGAACCCTAAGTACAGGGAGTTTGCTGGAAGCTTCGTGAATGTGTCTCATGCTGGTCAGGACCCCGGCGCCACCGAGACCACATTCACCGTTGGCATAACGGATCTGTTGGAGCAGTTGGATGCTGATGATGACGACACCATTGTCGTCACTCTTGTTCCACAGTACGGAGATCAGGTTATTATTAAGGATATCAAGATTAGTTTTGAAGAATGTAGGTTACGTTGA